The DNA sequence TATCACAGCCGCGCCATGTACTTCGCCGGGCATGGCTACAACTTCGCCATTGTGGATTGCCGCGGGCGCGGCGACAGCGAAGGCGACTTCATCCCCGATGTGACCGACGCCGCCGATGGCTACGACACGGTGGAGTTTCTTGCCGCGCAAC is a window from the Chloracidobacterium sp. genome containing:
- a CDS encoding CocE/NonD family hydrolase, which codes for MKPSIKILWNVRIPMRDGVTLSARVYCPHPSDPQPVILTMTPYGADHYHSRAMYFAGHGYNFAIVDCRGRGDSEGDFIPDVTDAADGYDTVEFLAAQ